Proteins encoded by one window of Halomonas sp. Bachu 37:
- the rplT gene encoding 50S ribosomal protein L20 yields the protein MTRVKRGVVARRRHKKILKQAKGYYGARSRVFRVAKQAVIKAGQYAYRDRRNRKRQFRALWIQRINAGARLNGMSYSRFVGGLKKAGIEIDRKVLADLAVHEKAAFAAIVEKAKAAQ from the coding sequence TGTCAAGCGTGGCGTTGTCGCCCGTCGTCGTCACAAGAAGATTCTCAAGCAGGCCAAGGGTTACTACGGTGCACGTTCGCGTGTTTTCCGCGTAGCCAAGCAGGCTGTTATCAAGGCCGGCCAGTATGCTTACCGTGACCGCCGCAACCGCAAGCGCCAGTTCCGTGCGCTGTGGATCCAGCGTATCAATGCTGGTGCGCGCCTGAACGGCATGTCCTACAGCCGTTTCGTTGGTGGTTTGAAGAAAGCCGGCATCGAGATCGACCGTAAGGTTCTGGCTGACCTGGCAGTGCACGAGAAAGCGGCTTTTGCTGCTATCGTGGAAAAAGCCAAGGCTGCCCAGTAA
- the pheS gene encoding phenylalanine--tRNA ligase subunit alpha, producing MDHLPSLVSEARQTIQAADSVAALEELRVRYLGKKGEVTALLKGLGKLPAEQRPEAGERINQAKQALTLDIDTQRQQLEDAALQARLAAERIDVTLPGRGQLGGGLHPVTRTLERIEGLFTRIGYEVAVGPEIEDDYHNFEALNIPAHHPARGMADTFYFDATRLLRTHTSPVQVRTMENGEPPFRIVCPGRVYRSDSDLTHTPMFHQVEGLLVDEDISFADLKGTIEDFLQAFFERDDLSVRFRPSYFPFTEPSAEVDIECVMCNGEGCRVCSHSGWLEVMGCGMVHPEVFRHSAIDSERYTGFAFGMGAERLAMLRYGVNDLRLFFENDLRFLRQFA from the coding sequence ATGGATCACCTTCCCTCACTGGTGTCTGAAGCTCGCCAGACCATCCAGGCAGCGGATAGCGTCGCCGCCCTGGAAGAACTACGCGTACGCTACCTGGGCAAGAAAGGCGAAGTTACGGCCTTGTTGAAGGGCTTGGGCAAACTGCCGGCGGAACAGCGGCCTGAGGCCGGCGAGCGCATCAATCAGGCAAAACAGGCACTTACCCTGGATATCGACACCCAGCGCCAACAGCTGGAAGATGCTGCCTTGCAGGCGCGACTCGCCGCTGAACGGATCGATGTCACTTTGCCGGGCAGGGGACAACTTGGCGGCGGGCTGCACCCTGTTACTCGTACGCTGGAGCGTATCGAGGGGCTTTTCACCCGCATCGGTTATGAAGTGGCGGTTGGGCCCGAGATCGAAGATGACTACCATAACTTCGAAGCCTTGAATATTCCGGCCCATCACCCGGCCCGGGGTATGGCGGATACTTTCTACTTCGATGCGACCCGCCTGTTGCGCACCCACACCTCGCCAGTGCAGGTGCGTACGATGGAAAATGGTGAACCACCGTTTCGTATCGTCTGCCCGGGTCGTGTCTATCGCAGCGATTCCGATTTAACCCATACCCCCATGTTTCATCAGGTGGAGGGTCTGCTGGTGGACGAGGACATAAGCTTTGCCGACTTGAAGGGAACCATCGAAGACTTCCTGCAGGCGTTCTTTGAGCGTGACGATTTGTCGGTACGTTTTCGTCCCTCCTACTTTCCCTTTACCGAACCCTCGGCGGAAGTGGATATCGAGTGCGTGATGTGCAATGGCGAGGGCTGCCGAGTGTGTTCGCATAGCGGCTGGCTCGAGGTGATGGGGTGCGGCATGGTGCATCCCGAAGTCTTTCGTCATAGCGCTATCGATAGCGAGCGTTACACCGGATTCGCTTTCGGTATGGGGGCGGAGCGCCTGGCCATGTTGCGCTATGGAGTCAACGATTTGCGCCTGTTCTTCGAGAACGACCTTCGTTTCTTGCGCCAATTTGCCTGA
- the pheT gene encoding phenylalanine--tRNA ligase subunit beta, whose translation MKFSEQWLRDWVSPQLETQALADQITMAGLEIDAVEPVAAAFSGVVVAQVLTKTQHPDADKLNVCSVDDGSGEPVQVVCGAPNVDAGQRVAFVRVGGVLPGDFKIKKAKLRGVESRGMICSASELGLEEETSEGILVLPQSAPVGEDFRRFMGLDDYTLEVDLTPNRGDCLSIKGMAREVGVLNQLDINEPDTGSVPAVHEDIFPARVEEPSRCPRYIGRLIRNVNATAATPLWMVERLRRSGVRSIDAVVDVTNYVMLELGQPLHAFDRAQLTGSMIIRLAQEGEKLTLLDGQEIALQAQTLVIADESGPLAMAGIMGGENSGVSASTDTIFLESAFFTPLAVAGQARSYGLHTDASHRFERGVDPQLAPVAIERATRLLLDICGGEPGPLVEAGNSDELPQAAHITLRAGRLQQALHKALPTEEVTDILERLGLQVTEGQSRWDVLTPSWRFDLAIEEDLIEEVARIHGYNNLPVRRPAARLALHSADEARLSLAQLRRQMVARGYQEAVTYSFVAPELQQVLLPEAVSPRLANPISADLSVMRASLFPGLIRAMEHNLNRQQTRIRLFESGLVFNGELDELSQVPMLGALVCGAREAEGWAGGRENVDFYDLKGDLESLLALGGAAHEWRFEPGDHSALHPGQCAKILYRGSEAGWIGTLHPQVRAKLGLKAEAVLFEVRLDALSEGRVPAFEPLSRYPEVRRDLAFLVEEGVPVQQLLDEVGSRAGDWLKEAKLFDVYAGKGVAQGFKSIALGLTWQHPSRTLNDDEINQLVDNIVTHVCAELDAQLRS comes from the coding sequence ATGAAATTTTCTGAACAATGGCTGCGTGACTGGGTGTCACCGCAGCTGGAAACTCAAGCCTTGGCGGATCAGATCACCATGGCCGGTCTTGAAATCGATGCCGTGGAGCCGGTCGCGGCTGCGTTCAGTGGCGTCGTGGTAGCGCAAGTCCTGACCAAGACGCAGCATCCCGACGCCGACAAGCTCAACGTCTGCAGCGTCGACGATGGCAGTGGTGAACCCGTCCAGGTGGTATGCGGTGCGCCTAATGTGGACGCCGGCCAACGAGTCGCCTTCGTGCGCGTGGGCGGCGTGCTGCCGGGTGATTTCAAGATCAAGAAAGCCAAACTGCGTGGTGTGGAGTCACGTGGGATGATCTGTTCGGCTTCGGAGCTGGGCCTGGAGGAAGAAACTTCCGAAGGCATCCTGGTTCTGCCCCAAAGCGCCCCCGTAGGCGAGGATTTCCGCCGTTTCATGGGGCTGGACGACTATACGCTGGAAGTCGACTTGACTCCTAATCGCGGCGATTGCCTGAGCATCAAGGGCATGGCCCGTGAAGTAGGAGTGCTCAATCAACTGGACATCAACGAACCGGATACCGGCTCGGTCCCGGCCGTGCATGAGGATATCTTTCCGGCCCGTGTGGAAGAGCCGTCTCGTTGCCCTCGGTATATCGGCCGCTTGATACGCAATGTAAACGCGACCGCCGCAACTCCGTTGTGGATGGTCGAGCGCCTGCGTCGTAGCGGTGTGCGCTCCATAGACGCCGTCGTGGATGTCACCAATTACGTCATGCTCGAACTTGGCCAGCCGCTGCATGCCTTTGACCGCGCCCAACTTACCGGCAGCATGATCATTCGCCTGGCCCAAGAGGGAGAAAAGCTTACCCTTCTGGATGGCCAGGAAATCGCACTGCAGGCGCAAACTCTAGTCATCGCCGACGAGAGTGGCCCGCTGGCCATGGCCGGCATCATGGGTGGGGAAAACTCGGGGGTAAGCGCCTCGACCGATACGATTTTCCTGGAATCGGCGTTTTTTACACCGCTGGCGGTGGCAGGGCAAGCTCGCTCCTATGGTCTCCATACGGATGCTTCGCATCGCTTTGAACGCGGTGTCGACCCACAACTGGCCCCGGTTGCTATCGAGCGGGCAACCCGCTTGTTGCTGGATATTTGCGGCGGTGAGCCCGGCCCTCTGGTCGAAGCGGGTAACAGTGATGAGCTGCCGCAGGCAGCACACATCACCTTGCGCGCCGGACGTTTACAGCAGGCGTTACACAAGGCTCTGCCGACCGAGGAAGTGACCGACATACTCGAGCGCCTGGGATTGCAGGTGACAGAAGGGCAAAGCCGGTGGGATGTGCTTACGCCCAGCTGGCGTTTCGATCTGGCCATCGAAGAGGACCTCATCGAGGAAGTCGCACGTATCCATGGCTACAATAATCTACCCGTCCGTCGCCCTGCGGCGCGCCTGGCGCTGCACTCCGCCGATGAAGCCCGCTTGAGCCTCGCACAATTGCGCAGGCAAATGGTCGCCCGGGGTTATCAAGAAGCCGTGACCTACAGTTTCGTTGCTCCTGAGCTCCAGCAGGTGCTTCTGCCTGAGGCGGTATCTCCTAGATTGGCCAACCCGATTTCAGCGGATCTTTCGGTCATGCGGGCGAGTCTTTTTCCCGGCCTGATCCGGGCCATGGAACATAACCTCAATCGCCAGCAGACACGTATTCGCTTGTTCGAAAGCGGCCTGGTGTTCAATGGTGAGCTGGATGAACTTTCCCAGGTGCCGATGTTGGGGGCGCTGGTGTGCGGTGCTCGTGAAGCCGAAGGATGGGCGGGTGGCCGTGAAAACGTTGACTTCTATGATTTGAAAGGCGATCTGGAGAGTCTGCTGGCACTGGGTGGGGCGGCGCATGAGTGGCGCTTTGAACCCGGTGACCACTCAGCCTTGCACCCGGGACAGTGCGCTAAGATCCTCTATCGTGGAAGCGAGGCCGGTTGGATCGGTACCTTGCATCCGCAAGTGAGAGCCAAGCTGGGCTTGAAAGCGGAGGCGGTACTCTTCGAGGTTCGCCTGGATGCCCTGAGTGAAGGGCGGGTACCCGCTTTCGAGCCGTTATCGCGTTATCCCGAAGTTCGACGCGATCTGGCGTTTCTGGTCGAAGAGGGGGTGCCGGTTCAACAGCTTCTGGACGAAGTCGGTTCTCGTGCGGGTGACTGGCTCAAGGAAGCGAAGCTGTTTGACGTCTATGCCGGTAAAGGGGTGGCGCAAGGGTTCAAGAGTATCGCCCTGGGCTTGACCTGGCAGCATCCATCGCGCACGCTTAATGATGATGAAATCAACCAGTTGGTTGATAATATTGTGACTCATGTGTGTGCTGAGCTGGATGCGCAGTTACGTAGTTGA